Part of the Patescibacteria group bacterium genome is shown below.
CCGTAGCAACAAAGACGCAAATGCATCTGAAATTGCTGGTGGGTATTGAACACTCGTTACAATGAAAACACTCAAATCACTGCTGGTCTGGTCCGCCCTCATCACCACTCTTATGACCTTGCTCGGCCTGTTCTTCGTCGCTAGCAATGGTGACTACGAGCTCCGGGACGCGAACAACGCGCTTCTGGATTGGAAGGAGGTCGTCACCGGCGAGAGCCACTTTCGTGGCTACGAGATGCCGATCGGCATCGGCTCCGTCGCGGTAGACCAACTCGCTGGCGAGGCCTATCAGGCCAGTGCCTATGGTGCCAGTCGCGCCGGCAATGCCCTCGCGATCTACATCACCCCGGACTTTGTCCCATTCACTTGTGGACTCGCGTGGCTTTGGACGGCATTTCTGGTCGTGGCCTACGTCGTCTGCTTATTCTGGCGAACATTTGGGATTGATTGCCTTGCCAAAATCAAATACTGGCAAATTGAAAGGATTCGCAAGGCCTCCGAACAGTAAATTCGGCAAAACCACAGCGCTTCATTCGATCAAAATTCGGATGAAGCGCTTTTCTTTTTACCTGAAAAAAGGAAAAAGGCTGTCACAAATTGACAGCCTTTGGAAAATAAAATTATTGGATGTACATCATGGCATAGGCCACAACACAAACTAGCAGAGCCACTCCGACAGCCTTTGAGCTAAATCGGACTGACCTACACCTGCCAACTCTCGATCTTCTACTCATACCAGCCGACACAATACCATATTTCGACTTGATTAGCAAACCGCCTGATCCCGCTCACTAATAGACAGGTTTTGGTGTCGAATACGCCCTTGGATCAATCGTTCTTTCGAAACAGTACTTGCCCACAGGATGAGTCCAGGTAGCGCCTCCGTATGGATATGGAGCGGCAACACTGGCATTTTTAGCATCGTTTGAGGCGTAATTGAAATCGGCGCAAAGGTTGTACGTCGTAGCGTTTTTCTTTTGATACTCGTAGGATTTGCCCGATTGCTGATCAACAGGCGGAGTGAAATAATTACCGGAAGTAGTGAGATCAGAAAATGAAGCTGGTAAAACTCCTTTCACTTGGTAGAAATACGTTACTTGAGAATCGATATTTTGCAGATCGCTGATTTTTGCGCTGTCATATTTGTAAAGTTTCTGCGTGCGTGGTGAACCTAAAACAGCAAATCCCCAAACGATTGAACCGATTACTAACACAGCTGCAATACCCAACCAAACTTTTTGAGACATAGGATTCAACTTTCCGCGCAAATCTGAAATGTAATAGAAAAAGACTGCAAACGTGACTACGAGCACCGCCAAAACTTTGAGTACAAATCCAGTATTCAACTCCTGTCCGTCAATAAAGTAGTACAAAATGGTTACCAAATCCCCCGCCATCGCAATCCCTGCAACGAAAAGCGTAATGTAGGTAAGCCACTTGCGAAGGCCGAAAATTTTCCTATCTGGCTCAGTGGCGTAATCTTTCTCCAAAAACCACATCAGGAAAACGTAGAGCGGAAAGAAAATAACTAAGATTGAAACAGGCCAACTGATTGATTGGCTACCGAAATAATAATAGCCGTAGGTAATTTGCGGATAGG
Proteins encoded:
- a CDS encoding DUF5671 domain-containing protein codes for the protein MDTIQQTKPRTSPKDLFLNLGAIVALYTVVISLLNLLFSVINAAYPQITYGYYYFGSQSISWPVSILVIFFPLYVFLMWFLEKDYATEPDRKIFGLRKWLTYITLFVAGIAMAGDLVTILYYFIDGQELNTGFVLKVLAVLVVTFAVFFYYISDLRGKLNPMSQKVWLGIAAVLVIGSIVWGFAVLGSPRTQKLYKYDSAKISDLQNIDSQVTYFYQVKGVLPASFSDLTTSGNYFTPPVDQQSGKSYEYQKKNATTYNLCADFNYASNDAKNASVAAPYPYGGATWTHPVGKYCFERTIDPRAYSTPKPVY